One part of the Arabidopsis thaliana chromosome 1 sequence genome encodes these proteins:
- a CDS encoding Pentatricopeptide repeat (PPR) superfamily protein (Pentatricopeptide repeat (PPR) superfamily protein; CONTAINS InterPro DOMAIN/s: Pentatricopeptide repeat (InterPro:IPR002885); BEST Arabidopsis thaliana protein match is: Tetratricopeptide repeat (TPR)-like superfamily protein (TAIR:AT3G06920.1); Has 23089 Blast hits to 6463 proteins in 161 species: Archae - 1; Bacteria - 0; Metazoa - 25; Fungi - 48; Plants - 22668; Viruses - 0; Other Eukaryotes - 347 (source: NCBI BLink).): MLRCWSVTVERSCEGMLLRRRILSLSASSFRNFTSGNNGDAIPFSTFTKPSSSIAPGDFLVREWKDWFKHRDVKQSHQLIDRIFDILRAPSNDGDDRAFYLHLSNLRLRLTEKFVLDVLSHTRYDILCCLKFFDWAARQPGFHHTRATFHAIFKILRGAKLVTLMIDFLDRSVGFESCRHSLRLCDALVVGYAVAGRTDIALQHFGNMRFRGLDLDSFGYHVLLNALVEEKCFDSFDVIFDQISVRGFVCAVTHSILVKKFCKQGKLDEAEDYLRALLPNDPAGCGSGLGILVDALCSKRKFQEATKLLDEIKLVGTVNMDRAYNIWIRALIKAGFLNNPADFLQKISPLEGCELEVFRYNSMVFQLLKENNLDGVYDILTEMMVRGVSPNKKTMNAALCFFCKAGFVDEALELYRSRSEIGFAPTAMSYNYLIHTLCANESVEQAYDVLKGAIDRGHFLGGKTFSTLTNALCWKGKPDMARELVIAAAERDLLPKRIAGCKIISALCDVGKVEDALMINELFNKSGVDTSFKMFTSLIYGSITLMRGDIAAKLIIRMQEKGYTPTRSLYRNVIQCVCEMESGEKNFFTTLLKFQLSLWEHKVQAYNLFIEGAGFAGKPKLARLVYDMMDRDGITPTVASNILMLQSYLKNEKIADALHFFHDLREQGKTKKRLYQVMIVGLCKANKLDDAMHFLEEMKGEGLQPSIECYEVNIQKLCNEEKYDEAVGLVNEFRKSGRRITAFIGNVLLHNAMKSKGVYEAWTRMRNIEDKIPEMKSLGELIGLFSGRIDMEVELKRLDEVIEKCYPLDMYTYNMLLRMIVMNQAEDAYEMVERIARRGYVPNERTDMILERANRILEERNSRSNLGRNGWNSRQRQLE, encoded by the coding sequence ATGCTTCGGTGTTGGTCAGTCACCGTCGAGAGATCATGCGAAGGAATGCTCCTCAGGCGGAGGATACTATCGCTCTCTGCGTCGTCGTTCAGAAACTTTACTTCCGGTAACAACGGCGACGCTATTCCGTTCTCTACCTTCAcgaaaccttcttcttcaatcgcTCCCGGAGATTTCCTCGTCCGTGAATGGAAAGACTGGTTTAAGCATCGAGATGTGAAACAGAGCCACCAATTAATCGATCGAATCTTTGACATCCTTCGAGCTCCTTCTAACGATGGAGACGATAGAGCTTTTTATCTCCACCTCTCCAATCTCCGACTTCGTCTCACTGAGAAATTCGTCCTCGACGTGCTTTCACACACTCGTTACGATATCCTCTGTTGTCTCAAATTCTTCGATTGGGCTGCTCGTCAGCCTGGGTTTCATCACACGCGTGCTACTTTTCATGCTATCTTCAAGATCCTTCGTGGTGCGAAGCTTGTGACTCTTATGATTGACTTTTTGGATCGAAGTGTTGGTTTTGAAAGTTGCCGTCATTCTCTTCGTCTCTGTGATGCTCTTGTTGTTGGTTATGCTGTAGCTGGTCGTACTGATATAGCTCTTCAGCATTTTGGTAATATGAGATTTCGaggtttggatttggattctTTTGGGTATCATGTGCTTTTGAATGCACTTGTTGAGGAGAAGTGTTTTGATAGTTTTGATGTCATCTTCGACCAGATCTCCGTGCGTGGCTTCGTATGTGCTGTTACGCATTCGATTTTGGTGAAGAAGTTTTGCAAGCAAGGGAAGCTTGATGAGGCTGAAGATTATCTTCGAGCCTTGCTGCCTAATGATCCTGCTGGATGTGGTTCTGGCTTAGGTATATTGGTTGATGCTCTATGTTCCAAACGAAAGTTTCAGGAAGCTACTAAGTTGTTAGACGAGATCAAACTGGTGGGAACAGTGAATATGGACCGTGCTTATAACATTTGGATTAGGGCGCTTATTAAAGCTGGATTCTTGAATAACCCTGCGGATTTCTTGCAGAAGATTAGTCCTTTGGAAGGTTGTGAACTCGAAGTTTTCAGGTATAACTCTATGGTCTTTCAACTTTTGAAGGAGAACAATCTTGATGGTGTGTATGATATTCTTACGGAGATGATGGTACGTGGAGTTTCGCCGAATAAGAAAACGATGAATGCTGCTTTATGCTTCTTTTGCAAAGCTGGATTTGTAGATGAAGCCCTCGAGTTATACCGGTCGAGGTCAGAAATTGGGTTTGCTCCTACCGCCATGTCTTACAACTATCTGATTCATACCCTTTGTGCCAATGAAAGTGTTGAACAAGCTTATGATGTCTTGAAAGGGGCAATTGACCGAGGGCATTTTCTTGGTGGAAAGACATTTAGTACACTAACCAATGCCTTGTGCTGGAAGGGGAAGCCTGACATGGCAAGGGAGCTGGTTATTGCTGCCGCTGAACGGGACTTATTGCCTAAACGTATAGCTGGTTGCAAGATTATATCAGCTCTTTGCGATGTTGGGAAAGTGGAGGACGCTCTTATGATTAATGAGCTATTCAATAAAAGTGGTGTAGACACCTCCTTTAAAATGTTCACCAGTTTGATATATGGCTCAATCACACTAATGAGGGGAGACATAGCTGCTAAACTTATCATCAGGATGCAGGAAAAGGGCTACACCCCGACCCGTAGTCTCTATCGAAATGTTATTCAATGTGTTTGTGAGATGGAAAGTGGTGAAAAAAACTTCTTTACTACTTTGCTAAAGTTTCAGTTGTCTCTTTGGGAACACAAGGTTCAGGCCTACAACTTATTCATTGAAGGAGCTGGGTTTGCAGGAAAACCAAAACTTGCAAGACTAGTGTATGATATGATGGATAGAGATGGTATCACGCCCACAGTAGCTTCAAACATTCTCATGCTTCAGAGTTATctaaaaaatgagaaaatcgCCGATGCTCTTCACTTTTTCCATGACCTGCGTGAACAAGGTAAGACCAAAAAAAGACTGTACCAAGTTATGATTGTTGGTCTCTGTAAAGCAAATAAATTGGATGATGCTATGCATTTCTTGGAAGAAATGAAGGGAGAAGGACTACAGCCTAGTATCGAATGTTACGAAgtaaacatacaaaaattgTGCAACGAAGAAAAGTATGATGAGGCAGTTGGATTAGTCAATGAATTTAGGAAAAGTGGGCGTCGTATTACAGCTTTCATAGGTAATGTCCTTTTGCATAACGCAATGAAGAGCAAAGGGGTGTATGAAGCATGGACACGGATGAGAAATATAGAAGATAAGATCCCTGAGATGAAGTCACTTGGTGAGTTGATAGGATTATTCTCAGGACGAATAGATATGGAAGTAGAACTGAAGCGGTTAGATGAAGTTATAGAGAAATGCTATCCTCTTGATATGTACACGTACAATATGCTGTTGAGAATGATTGTAATGAACCAGGCGGAAGATGCATATGAGATGGTTGAAAGAATAGCTCGGAGAGGATATGTGCCTAATGAACGGACTGACATGATCCTTGAACGGGCTAACCGCATACTAGAGGAACGGAATTCAAGGTCAAACTTAGGGAGGAATGGTTGGAATAGTAGACAGAGGCAACTTGAATGA